Within Fusobacterium gonidiaformans ATCC 25563, the genomic segment CACTCTCTTTTTTTAATTTTACTATAAAAAGGGTTATTTTTCTAGTCATTTATAAAAAAAAGCCTCTAAGAATAATTTCTTAGAGGTTTTATGATTAAGTCTATTCTACATTTCAAAGAATTTTTTCATATCGTCTTCTACGGTTCCGATTCCTGCAATTCCAAAGTTTTCTACTAATACTTTTGCAACGTTAGGAGAAAGGAAAGCTGGTAATGTTGGTCCTAAGTGAATATTTTTTACACCAAGATATAGTAAAGCTAATAATACAATAACTGCTTTTTGTTCATACCAAGCGATGTTGTAAATAATTGGTAATTTATTGATGTCATCTAAATCAAATACTTCTTTTAATTTCAAGGCAATGACTGCTAAAGAGTAAGAATCATTACATTGTCCTGCATCTAAAACTCTTGGAATACCACCAATGTCTCCTAGATTCATTTTATTGTATCTGTATTTTGCACATCCTGCAGTTAAAATGACAGTATCTTTTGGTAGAGCTTGAGCGAAATCTCCATAGTAATCTCTTTCTTTATGTCTTCCATCACATCCACCCATAACAACGAATTTTTTAATTGCTCCGGATTTGACAGCTTCTACCACTTTATCTGCTAAAGCAAAGACTTGATTATGAGCAAACCCTCCAATAATTTCTCCATGTTCGATTTCTTTTGGAGCTTGACAAGTTTTTGCCATTTCAATCACTTCTGAGAAATCTTTTGTTCCATCTTCTCTTACAGGAATTTTCTTCCAATCTGGGAATCCTGCAGCATTGGTTGTGAACACTTTCCCTTCATAACTAGCTCCTTTTTTAGGAGGAACAATACAGTTTGTTGTGAAGACAATAGGTCCATTGAAAGTTTCAAATTCTTCTTTTTGTTTCCACCAAGCATTTCCATAGTTTCCAAATAGGTGAGGATATTTCTTTAATTCAGGATAGTAATGAGCCGGTAACATTTCTGAGTGAGTATAAATATCTACTCCGGCATCCTTACTTTGTTCCAATAGTTGTTTAATATCATTTAAATCATGTCCGCTGATTAAAATTCCTGGTCTTGTTCCTACTCCAATATTTACTTTTGTAATTTCTGGATTTCCAAAAGCAGAGGTGTTTGCATTGTCTAATAAAGCCATAGCAGATACTCCAAATTGTCCACATTCTAATACTAGAGGAATCAATTCGTTCACACCTAAACTATCATCTTCTGTTGCTAATAGAGCTTTTTCAATAAAAGCAAATAGACTGTCATCTGTTTTTCCTAAATTGAAAGCATGTTCTGTATAAGCTGCCATTCCCTTTAATCCATAAGTCAATAATTCTCGTAAAGAACGAATATCTTCGTTAGCCGTTCTCAACACCCCAACTGTTTTTGAGAAGTTTAAGACATCTCTTTCATTTGTAAAATACCATTTTGCTAGATTATGATTTTCAAATTTTGTATGTAATCCCAATCTTTCACACTCTGCTTTTAAGCTTTCTCGAAGTTGTAAACCTCTTTGAATTTCATGGAAAATTTCTTGATCATCGAAGTTTGCATTGGTAATGGTGATGAACAAAGAGTTGATTAAATATTTATTTACAGTATTATCTATAAGAGGGCTCTTTGCTTGTCTTAAAGCTTGGCTATAATTTGCCACTCCTTTATCGATATAGATCAGTAGATCTTGCAAGGAAGCTGTTGTAGGTTTCTTTCCGCAAACCCCTGAAATTTGGCACCCTTCATTTTTAAATGTTTCTTGACATTGGTAACAAAACATATTTGTATGACACATGATATATCCTCCTTAAATTTTCATTTTTCTACGTCTTATGTAGTTAGTATAAATGGAAAAGAAGGAAAAGTAGGTAACTAATGTTACCAAATGTAAAAAAAATAAAAAATACTCCTATCTTTTTCGGATAGAAGTATTTTGAACTTTATAATTTCATATCTCCTAGTTGAATTTTATTTTGTTTCATTAAAATTTTTGCGAAAATTAAGCTTAAAATAGCTGGTAGCAGGAAGTGTAATAATAGCATAGGTAGTAAAGAAGTTGTTCCCATGACTGCTAAGGTAGACACTTGTCCTACGAGTCCACTCGTTCCCATTCCGGATCCTACGGCATTACTCTCCATATGAAAAATAGAAGTAGAAATAGGACCTAAAATAGCACTTGCCAAAGTTGGTGGAAGCCATATCCAAGGATTTTTAATAATATTTGGAATTTGCAACATAGAAGTTCCAATTCCTTGTGAAATGAAACCACCTATTCCGTTTTCACGATAGGAAATCGTTGCAAAGCCTATCATTTGACAACAACAACCTACTAAAGCCGCTCCTGCAGCGAGCCCATGAAGTCCTAAAGAAATTCCTATGGCTGCAGAACTGATAGGTAAGGTTAAAATCATTCCCATAGAAACGGCAAGAGTCATTCCCATCATAATAGGATGAAGAGCTGTCGCGGTATTGATAATTTCTCCTAAATATTTCATGAACAGGCTAATGGCAGGGGAAATAAAAATTCCTACAAGACATCCTACAATAATAGTACAAGCAGGAAGTAAAATAATATCTAATTTTGTTTTTCCTGAAAGATTGGTAACAAGTAAAGCAGCAACTAAAGAGGCAATATAGGCTCCCATAGGTTCTCCAATTTTAATTTGAGCAATTCCTTCTACAAATTGAATCGTTCCAGCTCCAAAAGCTCCTGTGATGAGAGAAGTGATGAGTACCAAAGGGGGGGATTGCAAAGAATAAGCAACTCCGACACCTATTGCAGGTCCCATAAAGTATTGTGCCAAAGTTCCAAATTGTATCAATATCGGAAGATGAAGAAATTGTCCACATTGTTTCAAGATTAAACCAATAATCAAAGAAGAAAATAGCCCTAATGCCATACCGTTTAATGTCTTAATACAAAAATTTTTCATGTGATGTTTCACTCCTCATATATGTAATTACAGATGACAAGACAACTGTTTTGAAAAAATTATACAAGAAAAAAGATTTTTTTGCAAATTTTTTTTATTGTAGAAATCCTTTTTCTTGTAATTTTTTTAAAATGAATTTTTTTTGGTTTAAGTCATCCACTTCCACAGTGTGAGAGTGTAATCCATTTGTTAAAAAAGAAAGAGGTTTTGAGTTTGTTTCTTGTAATTTTTCTAAAAAAAGTTCAATGTCAAGACGATTTTGTAAACATAGATTGGAAGTAATTAAACCATAAATTTCATGTTCTACCTGTATATTTAATAATTTTCCTCCATAATCTACAATAATTTCTAACTCTTCTTTCATTTCTTGCAAAGATTGATGTCTAGAAAAGAAAGAAAATTGTAATTTTTTTTCTGTTTTTTCCAATAAATATCCTTCTGGTGAAGAAAGAATAGGCACATTTTTAGCCCGTAGAATAGCGATATCTTGTACAATTACTTGTCGACTTACTTCCAATTGTTGTGCAAACTCTCTACCACTGATTGCTTTTTCTTGATTTTTTAGTAAAGATACTATTTTTTCTCTTCTTGTTTCCCCTGTCATTGTTTTTCACCTCAGTATATTATTATATTTTATATTATACCATTTAATTTAATATTTATTACACTAGAGATTAAAAAAAGGAATGCCGTATATTTTTTATTGTAAATTAAAAGTTATAAAATAAAGTGTCACATAAAAAATAAAAAGAGAACCATAATAATTTTCATGGTATGATTAAGTCTGCGAAAACATATCAAAGGAGAAAAATATTATGGCTCAACAACAGTATACAACAAAAAGAAGAAAAGGACAACATTTAACTTTAATTGAGAGAGGTAAAATTGAAGCTTTCTTAAAAATTAATATCCCTAAAATTCAAATTGCTTCTGAAATTGGTATTAGCATCAGAACTCTTTATCGCGAAATTAATAGAGGAATGGTTAGAGGTCTTCTTAATTCTGATTATTCTACTTATGACGCTTATTCTGCTGAGTTTGCGCATAAAAAATATTTGGAAGCTATGAAAAGTAAAGAAGGAACTCTAAAAATTGGGAAAAATCGTAAATTAATAGAATATGTCGAGAATTCTATGCTCAATGATAAAAATTCTCCATATGTTGCCTTAGAAAAAGCTAAAAAAGAAAATATAGAAGTAAACATCTGTTTAAAAACTCTATATAACTACATACATAAACAATTATTCATAAATTTTTCTGAAGAGGATATGATTTACAAAAAAGACAGAAGAAAACAAGAAAAAATCCCAAAAAGAATAAGAAAAATCGGTGGAAGAAGTATAGAAGAAAGACCAGAAGAAATAAATAATAGACAAGAAGTAGGACATTTTGAAGCTGATACTGTAGTAGGAAAAAGAGGGACAAAGGAAGCAATATTAGTATTAACTGATAGAAAAACAAGGCTAGAGATGGTAAGAAAGATCCCTGATAAAACAGCAGAAAGTGTAATAAAAGAACTAAGCAAGATAATAATAGAATATCCTGGAGTTATAAAAAGCATAACAAGTGATAATGGTAGCGAATTTATGAGAGCAGACAAAATAGAGGAAGAAAATATCGCATATTACTATGCGCATAGTTATAGCTCATGGGAGAGAGGCAGTAATGAAAATAATAACAAGCTGATAAGAAGATTCATTCCTAAAGGAACTGATATATCTGAAGTAAGTGAAGAAGAAATTAAAGAAATAGAAAAGTGGATGAATGATTATCCAAGGAAATTATTTAATGGAAAAAGTGCAAATGAAATGTATTTAAGTGAGTTTACAAAATATTTTTCATAACGTGACATTTATAGTTGCAATTTACCTTTTTTATTGTAAATTGAAAAATAATAAAAAATATGGTAAAATAAAAGTGTTTTTTGGAATTTATTATTTAGGAGGAATTAAGATAGAATGATTATTACAAGTGGATTGGGAATGCGTTTTTCAGGAAGAAAACTTTTTGAAGATGCAAACTTAAAATTTACCCCAGGAAATTGTTATGGAATTATTGGAGCAAATGGAGCAGGAAAATCTACTTTTGTGAAGATATTATCGGGAGATTTAGAAGCAACGGAAGGAGAAGTAATCTTTGATAAAAAGAAAAGAATGTCCGTTTTGAAACAAGATCACTTCCAATACGAAGAAGAAGAAGTATTAAATGTTGTTTTGATGGGAAATAAGATCCTTTGGGATATTATGGTAGAAAAAAATGCCATTTATGCAAAAGAAGAATTTACAGATGAAGATGGTTTAAGAGCAGCGGAATTGGAAGGAGAATTTGCAGAATTAAATGGTTGGGAAGCAGAAACAGAAGCAGAAACTCTATTGATGGGATTAGGAATTGGAGCAGATTTACATCATGCCTTGATGAAGGAATTAACAGAGCCACAAAAGGTAAAGGTATTATTAGCTCAAGCTTTGTTCGGTGAGCCGGATGCTTTGTTGTTGGACGAACCGACAAACGGTTTAGATATTAAAGCAATTTCTTGGTTAGAAAATTTCATTATGAACTTAGAACATACGACTGTTTTGGTTGTTTCACATGATAGACACTTTTTAAATAAAGTATGTACTCATATTACAGATATTGATTACGGAAAGATTAAAATGTATGTTGGAAACTATGATTTCTGGTATGAATCCAATCAATTGATGATACAATTGATTTCAAATAAGAATAAGAAGTTAGAACAAAAAAGGCAAGAGTTGCAAGAGTTTATTGCACGTTTCAGTGCAAATGCTTCCAAGTCAAAACAAGCAACCTCTAGAAAAAAACAATTGGAAAAATTACAATTGGAAGATATGCAAATCTCTAACAGAAAATATCCATTTGTTGAATTTAAACCGGATAGAGATGCAGGAAATAATATGCTAAAAGTGGAAAATCTATCAAAAACAATTGATGGAGTAAAAATATTAGATAATGTAAGTTTCATGATTAATACAGGAGACAAAGTTGTTTTCTTAGCGAAAAATGATATTGTAAAGACGACTTTATTAAGTATCTTAGCAGGAGAAATGGAAGCAGATTCCGGAAGTTATACTTGGGGAGTAACCACCTCACAAGCCTATATGCCAAGAGATAATAGTGCTTTCTTTACAAATTCGGATTTAAATTTGATTGAATGGTTGCGACCATATTCGCCGGATGAACATGAAGCTTTTGTACGAGGATTTTTAGGAAGAATGTTATTTTCAGGGGAAGAAACTTTGAAGAAGTGCACAGTCTTATCAGGAGGGGAAAAAGTTCGTTGTATGTTATCTAGAATGATGCTTTCCGGTGCAAATGTATTATTATTTGATAACCCAAGTGACCACTTAGACTTAGAATCTATCACTTCTTTGAATAAGGCTTTGATCAAATTTAGTGGAACGATTTTATTTGGAGCTCATGACCATGAATTTATCCAAACGGTAGCGAATCGTATTATTGAAATCACTCCGAGTGGGATTGTGGATAAATTGATGTCTTATGACGAGTATTTAGAAGATGAAGAGCTTCAAGCTAAAATTGAAGCTATGTATGCTGAATAAGCAAAAGTGAGGAAAAAATGTTTATAGATGAAGTAGTCATTACGGTAAAAGCAGGGAATGGTGGAGATGGTTCCGCTGCGTTCCGAAGAGAAAAATCTGTTCAATTTGGAGGACCCGATGGTGGAGATGGAGGAAATGGTGGAAGTATATTCTTTTATGCAGATCCGAATGTCAATACTTTGGTAGATTTCAAATATAAGAAGATATTCAAAGCACAACATGGAGAAAATGGACAAAAGAAACAAATGTTTGGGAAAGCCGGGGAAGATTTAATTATCAAAGTACCGGTGGGAACACAAGTGAGAGATTTACAAACAGGAAAATTGCTTTTGGATATGAATGAGAAAAATGAAACTCGTATGCTATTAAAAGGTGGACGAGGAGGTTGGGGGAATGTTCATTTCAAAACCTCAACAAGAAAAGCTCCCAAAATTGCAGAAAAAGGAAGAGAGGGAGCAGAGCTTCAAGTAAAATTAGAATTAAAATTGATTGCGGATGTAGCTTTAGTGGGATATCCTTCTGTGGGAAAATCCAGTTTTATCAATCGAGTTTCCGCTGCTAATTCTAAGGTAGGAAGCTATCATTTTACAACTCTAGAACCAAAATTGGGAGTAGTTCGTTTAGAAGAAGGAAAATCTTTTGTGATCGCAGATATTCCGGGACTAATCGAAGGAGCCCATGAAGGGGTTGGTTTAGGAGATAAATTTTTACGACATATTGAAAGATGTAAGATGATTTATCATTTAGTGGATGTTGCTGAAATTGAAGGAAGAGATGCTATTTCCGATTTTGAAAAAATCAATGAAGAATTGTCAAAATTCAGTGAAAAATTGGCAAAAAAACCACAAGTGGTATTAGCAAATAAAATGGATTTACTTTGGGATATGGAAAAATATGAAACATTTAAGTCTTATGTCGAAGAAAAAGGCTATGAGGTGTACCCTGTATCTGTATTGTTGAATGAAGGGCTAAAAGAAATTTTGTATAAAACTTTTGATAAAATCCAAAAAGTAGAAAGAGAACCATTGGAAGAAGAAACAGATATTATGGAAGTATTACAAGAATTAAAAATTCAAAAGGATGACTTTGAAATTACTCAAGATGAAGAAGGAGTATACCATATAGAAGGACGTATTGTAGATGGTGTATTGGCGAAGTATGTTATCGGTATGGATGACGAGTCGATTGTTAATTTCTTACATTTGATGAGAAGTTTAGGTATGGAAGAAGCGATGCAAGAAGCAGGAATTGAAGATGGAGATACTGTACAAATAGCAAATGTAGAATTTGAATATGTAGAATAGGAAAGAGTTATGGAAAGAAAAGCAGTCATTATAGGAGGACCTACCGGAGTAGGAAAAACCTCTCTATCCATAAATTTAGCAAAAGAATTAAAAGCAGATATTATTTCAGCGGACTCTGCTCAAGTGTATCAAGGACTAGATATTGGAACTGCAAAGATAAGAAAAGAAGAAATGCAAGGAATAAGGCATCATTTATTAGATGTGACAGCACCTACTAAAAAATATAGTGTGGGAGAATTTGCAGAAGCAACGAATGCTATTTTACAAGAAAAATATAAAAAAAAAGAAAATATTCTTCTGGTTGGAGGAACCGGCCTGTATTTATCAGCAGTCAGTGATGGGCTTTCCTCTTTACCACCCGCTGATCTCGCTTTAAGAACAAAATTTATGGAAAAAACTACGGAGGAATTATATCAAGAGTTGTTAACTCAAGATGTTCTTTCTGCCAATACGATTCATCCAAATAATCGTGTTAGGATAGAAAGAGCTTTGGAAGTATTCTTATTGACAGGGAAGTCTTTTGTCGTTTTGTCGAAACAAAATGTAAAAGAAAATCCTTATTCTTTTCATAAAATTGCTTTAGAAAGAAATCGAGAACATCTTTACGATAGAATCAATCAAAGGGTAGATTTGATGATGGAAGAAGGACTCTTAGAAGAAGCGAAATATTTGTATCAAAGGTATGGAGAAGCTTTGAAAAAATTACGTATTATTGGTTATGATCAGTTGATAGAGTATTTTGAAGGTATGATTTCTTTAGAAAAAGCGATTGAATTGATTAAACGGGATAGTAGACATTATGCGAAAAGACAATTTACTTGGTTCAAACAAAAAAAAGATTATATTTGGTATAATTTGGATGAACAATCGGAAGAAGAAATTTTATCAGATATTAAGAATTTCTTGATAAAAAAATAACGATATGTTATTATGAAAAAAGGGGATAAATAGAATGAAGAAAGTATTAGTTGTTATTTTTTTGACATACTTGTTTACATCTTGCTCAAATTTATCTTCTATGACAGAGCCAAACTCTTCTCAGGAGCAATGGAAAGTTTTTATTTCAGAAGTGAAGCTCGCCGTAGAGGAGAAAAAAATAAAAATGTTGCAAGAGAAAATGATGGTCAGTCAAAAAAATAAGTATATTTATCAAGAATTATCAAAATTGGATATGGAGCAGCAAGATATTCAATTTTATTTCAAAGAACCAGAATACAATTTTCCAAAAATACAAGGACTTGTTGCAATACAGTATGCAGATAGAACGGAGTATTTTAATATTTTTTATACATGGAAGAATGGAAAATGGTGGATATCTGATTTAGAAGAAAGAAGGTGAGAAGGTGAAACAAACAGAGGTAGAGGTTCATATTCCTTCTTCTTTAGAAAACTTATCCGTAGTTCGGGCTATGATAAGAACATATTTGCAAAATCATCATATTGCAGAGGGAGATGTGGTACAGCTTCTTTCTGTCGTGGATGAATTAGCAACCAATGCCATTGAGCATGCTTATCAAAATAAGCTTGGAGAAGTAATTATCAATATTGAAAAAGATGGATCTAAGGTTCGTTTATTTGTAGAAGATAGTGGATCAGGATATGATGATAAAAAGGTAAGTAAGGAAGAAGGCGGAATTGGTTTAATTCTAGCGAGAAAATTAGTAGATATATTTGAAATTATCA encodes:
- the miaA gene encoding tRNA (adenosine(37)-N6)-dimethylallyltransferase MiaA, encoding MERKAVIIGGPTGVGKTSLSINLAKELKADIISADSAQVYQGLDIGTAKIRKEEMQGIRHHLLDVTAPTKKYSVGEFAEATNAILQEKYKKKENILLVGGTGLYLSAVSDGLSSLPPADLALRTKFMEKTTEELYQELLTQDVLSANTIHPNNRVRIERALEVFLLTGKSFVVLSKQNVKENPYSFHKIALERNREHLYDRINQRVDLMMEEGLLEEAKYLYQRYGEALKKLRIIGYDQLIEYFEGMISLEKAIELIKRDSRHYAKRQFTWFKQKKDYIWYNLDEQSEEEILSDIKNFLIKK
- a CDS encoding transcription repressor NadR encodes the protein MTGETRREKIVSLLKNQEKAISGREFAQQLEVSRQVIVQDIAILRAKNVPILSSPEGYLLEKTEKKLQFSFFSRHQSLQEMKEELEIIVDYGGKLLNIQVEHEIYGLITSNLCLQNRLDIELFLEKLQETNSKPLSFLTNGLHSHTVEVDDLNQKKFILKKLQEKGFLQ
- a CDS encoding ATP-binding protein, encoding MKQTEVEVHIPSSLENLSVVRAMIRTYLQNHHIAEGDVVQLLSVVDELATNAIEHAYQNKLGEVIINIEKDGSKVRLFVEDSGSGYDDKKVSKEEGGIGLILARKLVDIFEIIKKEQGTVFRIEKEVREAM
- a CDS encoding ABC-F family ATP-binding cassette domain-containing protein, producing MIITSGLGMRFSGRKLFEDANLKFTPGNCYGIIGANGAGKSTFVKILSGDLEATEGEVIFDKKKRMSVLKQDHFQYEEEEVLNVVLMGNKILWDIMVEKNAIYAKEEFTDEDGLRAAELEGEFAELNGWEAETEAETLLMGLGIGADLHHALMKELTEPQKVKVLLAQALFGEPDALLLDEPTNGLDIKAISWLENFIMNLEHTTVLVVSHDRHFLNKVCTHITDIDYGKIKMYVGNYDFWYESNQLMIQLISNKNKKLEQKRQELQEFIARFSANASKSKQATSRKKQLEKLQLEDMQISNRKYPFVEFKPDRDAGNNMLKVENLSKTIDGVKILDNVSFMINTGDKVVFLAKNDIVKTTLLSILAGEMEADSGSYTWGVTTSQAYMPRDNSAFFTNSDLNLIEWLRPYSPDEHEAFVRGFLGRMLFSGEETLKKCTVLSGGEKVRCMLSRMMLSGANVLLFDNPSDHLDLESITSLNKALIKFSGTILFGAHDHEFIQTVANRIIEITPSGIVDKLMSYDEYLEDEELQAKIEAMYAE
- a CDS encoding PTS transporter subunit IIC, which codes for MKNFCIKTLNGMALGLFSSLIIGLILKQCGQFLHLPILIQFGTLAQYFMGPAIGVGVAYSLQSPPLVLITSLITGAFGAGTIQFVEGIAQIKIGEPMGAYIASLVAALLVTNLSGKTKLDIILLPACTIIVGCLVGIFISPAISLFMKYLGEIINTATALHPIMMGMTLAVSMGMILTLPISSAAIGISLGLHGLAAGAALVGCCCQMIGFATISYRENGIGGFISQGIGTSMLQIPNIIKNPWIWLPPTLASAILGPISTSIFHMESNAVGSGMGTSGLVGQVSTLAVMGTTSLLPMLLLHFLLPAILSLIFAKILMKQNKIQLGDMKL
- the hcp gene encoding hydroxylamine reductase yields the protein MCHTNMFCYQCQETFKNEGCQISGVCGKKPTTASLQDLLIYIDKGVANYSQALRQAKSPLIDNTVNKYLINSLFITITNANFDDQEIFHEIQRGLQLRESLKAECERLGLHTKFENHNLAKWYFTNERDVLNFSKTVGVLRTANEDIRSLRELLTYGLKGMAAYTEHAFNLGKTDDSLFAFIEKALLATEDDSLGVNELIPLVLECGQFGVSAMALLDNANTSAFGNPEITKVNIGVGTRPGILISGHDLNDIKQLLEQSKDAGVDIYTHSEMLPAHYYPELKKYPHLFGNYGNAWWKQKEEFETFNGPIVFTTNCIVPPKKGASYEGKVFTTNAAGFPDWKKIPVREDGTKDFSEVIEMAKTCQAPKEIEHGEIIGGFAHNQVFALADKVVEAVKSGAIKKFVVMGGCDGRHKERDYYGDFAQALPKDTVILTAGCAKYRYNKMNLGDIGGIPRVLDAGQCNDSYSLAVIALKLKEVFDLDDINKLPIIYNIAWYEQKAVIVLLALLYLGVKNIHLGPTLPAFLSPNVAKVLVENFGIAGIGTVEDDMKKFFEM
- a CDS encoding IS30 family transposase codes for the protein MAQQQYTTKRRKGQHLTLIERGKIEAFLKINIPKIQIASEIGISIRTLYREINRGMVRGLLNSDYSTYDAYSAEFAHKKYLEAMKSKEGTLKIGKNRKLIEYVENSMLNDKNSPYVALEKAKKENIEVNICLKTLYNYIHKQLFINFSEEDMIYKKDRRKQEKIPKRIRKIGGRSIEERPEEINNRQEVGHFEADTVVGKRGTKEAILVLTDRKTRLEMVRKIPDKTAESVIKELSKIIIEYPGVIKSITSDNGSEFMRADKIEEENIAYYYAHSYSSWERGSNENNNKLIRRFIPKGTDISEVSEEEIKEIEKWMNDYPRKLFNGKSANEMYLSEFTKYFS
- the obgE gene encoding GTPase ObgE, which translates into the protein MFIDEVVITVKAGNGGDGSAAFRREKSVQFGGPDGGDGGNGGSIFFYADPNVNTLVDFKYKKIFKAQHGENGQKKQMFGKAGEDLIIKVPVGTQVRDLQTGKLLLDMNEKNETRMLLKGGRGGWGNVHFKTSTRKAPKIAEKGREGAELQVKLELKLIADVALVGYPSVGKSSFINRVSAANSKVGSYHFTTLEPKLGVVRLEEGKSFVIADIPGLIEGAHEGVGLGDKFLRHIERCKMIYHLVDVAEIEGRDAISDFEKINEELSKFSEKLAKKPQVVLANKMDLLWDMEKYETFKSYVEEKGYEVYPVSVLLNEGLKEILYKTFDKIQKVEREPLEEETDIMEVLQELKIQKDDFEITQDEEGVYHIEGRIVDGVLAKYVIGMDDESIVNFLHLMRSLGMEEAMQEAGIEDGDTVQIANVEFEYVE